In a single window of the Anguilla rostrata isolate EN2019 chromosome 6, ASM1855537v3, whole genome shotgun sequence genome:
- the LOC135256885 gene encoding leucine-rich alpha-2-glycoprotein-like: MGTWYLFTLTVLVSCCCHGVLSCPDLCTCYFSTNTTQVVCTSPSLSHFPDSGLPANTTSLSIEFTNMSSISAQHLQATPHLQELHLSGNKLYELPADLLSGLPHLHTLDLTGNQLQQLPPGVFSHAPLLNLVLRDNKLSTADAHWLLPNSSLTWLDLASNRLMVLPTALLHNLPQLKTLHLSNNQLEKIPAATLHPLTHLERLHLEGNKLSWLHPSSFQHTLNLTHLFLQENRLEKLSSNIFQGLSRLDVLNLSQNRLRNLPPDFLDDLPALGASSGQGLDLSLNPWHCDSDMAYLWTWLRSHQDKTILDEIQCATPEALKGRVISSLTKEEWGATSRD, encoded by the coding sequence ATGGGCACCTGGTACCTATTCACCTTGACAGTGCTGGTCAGCTGTTGTTGCCATGGTGTCCTATCCTGTCCAGATCTGTGCACCTGCTACTTTTCTACCAATACCACTCAGGTGGTCTGCACCAGCCCCTCCCTTTCACATTTTCCTGATAGTGGTCTCCCAGCCAATACCACTTCCCTGTCCATTGAGTTCACCAACATGAGCTCTATTTCAGCCCAGCACCTGCAGGCCACACCCCACCTGCAGGAGCTCCACCTATCAGGAAACAAGCTGTATGAGCTGCCAGCAGATCTGCTGAGTGGCCTTCCCCACCTGCACACCCTGGACCTCACGGGCAACCAGTTGCAGCAGCTGCCTCCAGGCGTGTTCAGCCACGCCCCACTGCTCAACCTGGTGCTCAGAGATAACAAGCTTTCCACGGCTGATGCCCACTGGCTCCTGCCTAACAGTAGCCTTACCTGGCTGGACCTGGCATCAAACCGCCTGATGGTCCTGCCCACTGCCCTGCTGCATAACTTGCCCCAGTTGAAAACGCTTCATCTGAGCAACAACCAGCTGGAGAAAATCCCTGCTGCCACCCTGCACCCACTAACTCACCTGGAACGACTTCATCTGGAGGGGAACAAACTGAGCTGGCTGCACCCCTCCTCCTTCCAGCACACCTTAAACCTCACCCACTTGTTCCTCCAGGAGAACAGACTGGAGAAGCTTTCCTCCAACATTTTTCAGGGTCTCTCTCGCCTTGACGTCCTGAACCTGAGCCAGAACCGCTTGCGCAACCTGCCCCCCGACTTTCTGGATGACCTGCCTGCACTGGGTGCTAGCAGCGGCCAGGGCCTGGACCTCTCCCTTAACCCCTGGCACTGTGACAGCGACATGGCCTACTTGTGGACGTGGCTCCGCAGCCACCAAGACAAAACCATTTTGGATGAAATTCAGTGTGCCACACCTGAAGCCCTGAAGGGCAGAGTAATCTCATCTTTGACAAAAGAGGAGTGGGGggcaaccagcagagactga
- the LOC135256872 gene encoding solute carrier family 66 member 3-like — translation MPLPLNLNWCDHAQMLGSRVASTSRREVHNIPSSCLYKRIRDQIALYLLSWYRLHTEGRCQQSGTAKRVSESGTISYPFLYHSEMGDAMLHVANLSTMLSCMVLKLPQIFLLTKLKSTKGVSLRALLLELTGYIVFVTYQMSYEYPLPTYMEYPVLISQDTILLFLILHYNGNLRQSVIYSTMFVGGWQLLTRQKWILDLAMSLCTFISAGSKFLQLQCLWESKDSSRISALSWTMSTYTCMARIFTTVMTTGDLQVMARFIVMTALNVWVTATVLYYKQGGKKLD, via the exons ATGCCTTTACCCTTGAATTTAAACTGGTGTGACCACGCGCAAATGTTGGGTAGTCGGGTTGCTTCGACGAGCCGCCGAGAGGTCCATAATATACCGAGTTCATGCCTGTACAAGAGAATCCGGGATCAGATTGCACTTTACTTACTGTCTTGGTATCGGCTACATACTGAAGGACGCTGCCAACAGTCTGGGACTGCCAAGAGAGTCAGTGAATCCGGGACGATATCTTATCCTTTCCTGTATCATTCAGAAATGGGGGATGCGATGCTGCATGTCGCTAACCTGAGCACAATGTTGTCGTGCATGGTGCTCAAACTTCCTCAAATATTTCTGCTTACGAAGCTTAAATCCACCAAAGGCGTCAGTCTGAGAGCCTTGCTTTTGGAGCTTACTGG GTACATTGTGTTTGTCACTTATCAGATGTCCTATGAATACCCGTTGCCCACCTACATGGAATACCCTGTTCTGATCTCCCAAG ACACCATACTTCTGTTTCTGATCCTGCACTACAACGGGAACCTGAGGCAGAGTGTGATCTACAGTACAAT GTTTGTAGGGGGATGGCAGCTACTCACACGTCAGAAGTGGATCCTTGATTTGGCAATG AGTCTGTGCACCTTTATCAGTGCCGGCAGCAAGTTTttgcagctgcagtgtctgtgggagtCCAAGGACTCTTCGCGCATCAGCGCTCTGTCCTGGACCATGTCAACCTACACCTGCATGG CAAGGATTTTCACCACAGTTATGACAACAGGGGACCTGCAGG TTATGGCCCGGTTCATCGTCATGACAGCACTGAATGTGTGGGTGACCGCAACGGTGCTGTACTACAAGCAGGGCGGCAAGAAGCTGGACTAA